Proteins from a genomic interval of Schaalia odontolytica:
- a CDS encoding glutamine synthetase family protein: protein MDSHQEYVLREVAQKNIRFIRLWFTDVAGVLKSISIDPGELEDAFDEGIGFDGSAVEGLTRVFESDMLLKPDASTFQLLPWRTSEEPVARMFCDVLMPDGRPAPSDPRGVLERAVGRAADAGFRVMMHPEIEFYLLRQPVTPERMIPVDQAGYFDHVARGDSNDFRRRAVRMLEDMSIPVEFSHHEGGPGQNEIDLRAVDPVRAADNIMTARTVIEEVALREDLVATFMPKPFIEHPGSGMHTHLSLFEGEENAFFSPSGQYRLSATGRHFIAGILAHAEEIAAITNQHVNSYKRLWGGGEAPAYVCWGHLNRSALVRVPLYKPKKSASARIEYRAPDPSANPYLAFAVLISAGLDGIEHKMELMPEAEDNVWDLSDRERQVMGIRALPASLSDAVRAMKKSDLVAATLGEQVFDYVIRNKRKEWIEYRRQITRQEIEQFLKVVPR, encoded by the coding sequence GTGGATTCGCATCAGGAGTACGTGCTGCGCGAGGTCGCGCAGAAGAACATTCGCTTCATCAGGCTGTGGTTCACAGACGTCGCGGGCGTCCTGAAGTCGATTTCGATCGACCCAGGAGAACTCGAGGACGCCTTCGATGAGGGCATCGGCTTCGACGGCTCGGCTGTCGAGGGTCTGACCCGCGTCTTTGAATCCGACATGCTCCTCAAGCCCGACGCCTCGACGTTCCAACTGCTGCCGTGGCGCACGAGCGAGGAGCCGGTCGCCCGCATGTTCTGTGACGTGCTGATGCCCGACGGGCGACCCGCCCCCTCGGATCCCCGCGGTGTCCTGGAGCGCGCGGTGGGGCGTGCCGCCGACGCCGGGTTTCGGGTGATGATGCACCCGGAGATCGAGTTCTACCTGCTGCGCCAGCCGGTCACTCCCGAGCGGATGATCCCGGTCGACCAGGCGGGCTACTTCGACCACGTCGCACGCGGGGACTCCAACGACTTCCGGCGCCGCGCTGTACGCATGCTCGAGGACATGTCGATCCCCGTGGAGTTCTCCCATCATGAGGGGGGACCGGGCCAGAACGAAATCGACCTGCGGGCCGTGGACCCCGTGCGCGCCGCCGACAACATCATGACGGCGCGCACCGTCATCGAGGAGGTCGCGCTGCGCGAGGATTTAGTGGCGACGTTCATGCCCAAGCCCTTCATTGAGCATCCCGGCTCGGGCATGCACACCCACCTGTCCCTCTTTGAGGGCGAGGAGAACGCCTTCTTTTCCCCGTCCGGACAGTATCGCCTCTCGGCCACCGGCAGGCACTTCATCGCCGGAATCCTCGCTCACGCCGAGGAGATCGCGGCCATCACCAACCAGCACGTGAACTCCTACAAGCGGCTGTGGGGTGGGGGAGAGGCGCCCGCCTACGTGTGCTGGGGACACCTGAATCGCTCGGCCCTCGTGCGCGTCCCCCTGTACAAACCCAAGAAGAGTGCCTCGGCTCGCATCGAGTACCGCGCGCCCGATCCAAGCGCGAACCCGTATCTGGCTTTCGCCGTCCTGATCAGCGCAGGCCTGGATGGCATTGAGCACAAGATGGAACTCATGCCCGAGGCCGAGGACAACGTGTGGGACCTGTCGGATCGTGAACGCCAGGTGATGGGGATTCGCGCCCTTCCCGCTTCGCTCTCGGACGCCGTCCGCGCGATGAAGAAGTCCGATCTGGTCGCCGCGACGCTCGGAGAGCAGGTCTTCGACTACGTGATCCGCAACAAGCGCAAGGAATGGATCGAGTACCGTCGCCAGATTACGCGCCAGGAGATCGAGCAGTTCCTCAAGGTCGTTCCCAGGTGA
- a CDS encoding SPFH domain-containing protein, with amino-acid sequence MDSYEVIGNVAVLVTLALVVFVVIALVRAVRIVPQSQAYVVERLGRFQAVMQGGFHLLVPFVDRVAARIDLREQVANFPPQPVITADQAMVSIDSVIYFQITDPRSATYEVTNFLQAIEQLTATTLRNLIGSLDLEQTQTSRESINKQLRGVLDEATGPWGIRVTRVELKSIEPPPRVLAAMEQQITAERTKRATILTAEAEREAQIKKAEGAKQAAVLAASAQQEAQVLQAKGEKEALILQAEGARQAQILRAQGESEAITTVFAAINAGHATPELLSYKYLEMLPKIADGQASKLWMLPSDLTGALESISKGFGLGK; translated from the coding sequence ATGGACTCGTATGAGGTCATTGGCAACGTGGCGGTGCTCGTCACTCTTGCCCTCGTGGTGTTCGTTGTTATCGCGCTCGTGCGCGCGGTGCGCATCGTTCCACAGTCCCAGGCGTACGTCGTCGAGAGGCTGGGGCGTTTCCAAGCCGTCATGCAGGGCGGCTTCCACCTCCTGGTTCCCTTCGTGGATCGCGTCGCCGCGCGTATCGACTTGCGTGAGCAGGTGGCGAACTTCCCGCCTCAGCCGGTCATCACGGCGGATCAAGCGATGGTCTCGATCGACTCCGTCATCTACTTTCAGATTACGGATCCGCGCAGCGCGACCTACGAGGTGACCAACTTCCTCCAGGCGATCGAACAGCTCACAGCCACCACCCTGCGTAACCTCATCGGGTCGCTGGACCTGGAGCAGACGCAGACCTCCCGTGAATCCATCAACAAGCAGCTTCGTGGCGTGCTGGATGAGGCCACGGGCCCCTGGGGTATTCGCGTCACGCGCGTCGAACTGAAGTCGATTGAGCCGCCGCCGCGCGTCCTGGCTGCCATGGAGCAGCAGATCACGGCCGAGCGCACCAAGCGCGCCACGATCCTGACCGCCGAGGCCGAGCGCGAGGCGCAGATCAAGAAGGCCGAAGGCGCCAAGCAGGCGGCCGTGCTCGCTGCCTCTGCCCAGCAGGAGGCTCAGGTCCTGCAGGCAAAGGGCGAGAAGGAGGCGCTGATTCTTCAGGCCGAGGGCGCCCGACAGGCCCAGATCCTGCGCGCGCAGGGTGAGTCCGAGGCTATTACGACCGTGTTCGCCGCCATCAACGCGGGGCACGCGACTCCCGAGCTGCTCTCCTACAAGTACCTCGAGATGCTGCCCAAGATTGCAGACGGACAGGCGTCCAAGCTGTGGATGCTTCCCTCCGATCTGACGGGCGCGCTGGAGTCCATCTCCAAGGGCTTCGGCCTGGGCAAGTAG
- a CDS encoding NfeD family protein: MNVWLLWVLAAVVCGIIEVMSVSFVFLMFAIGALAAGVAAALGASVFVQVIVFAVVSLALLALLRPFLKGRIDRSGGYVRTNTDALIGKTAYVTEAVGERHGRVQFSGGEWSARTEGEELAVGTQVSVDRIDGATAVVSALDSSSHPPMRPTAAPSE, translated from the coding sequence ATGAATGTCTGGCTGCTGTGGGTTCTCGCCGCCGTCGTGTGCGGCATCATTGAGGTGATGAGCGTCAGCTTCGTGTTCCTGATGTTCGCCATCGGAGCGTTGGCCGCCGGCGTCGCGGCCGCTCTCGGTGCGAGCGTGTTTGTTCAGGTCATCGTTTTTGCGGTCGTCTCCCTGGCTCTTCTCGCCCTCCTACGCCCGTTTCTCAAGGGACGCATCGACCGCTCCGGAGGCTATGTGAGGACCAACACCGATGCGCTCATCGGGAAGACGGCCTACGTGACCGAGGCCGTGGGGGAGCGCCACGGTCGCGTTCAGTTTTCGGGCGGCGAGTGGAGCGCGCGCACGGAGGGGGAGGAGTTGGCGGTGGGGACGCAGGTGAGCGTCGATCGCATCGACGGTGCGACGGCCGTGGTCAGTGCCCTCGATTCGTCGTCTCACCCGCCGATGCGTCCAACGGCTGCTCCCTCAGAGTAG
- a CDS encoding ABC transporter ATP-binding protein, protein MTYVLNLSHVSIQRGDTQVLSDVSWSTRPRQHWVIVGPNGAGKTTLARVASGRLTPDAGEVTLSGANLCDADPAEIATRVGLASAAVGAKIVPTQSVLDTVRSAAWGVAVAHDEEYEQIDDERARALMEIFGVDGLAQREFATLSEGEAQRVLLARALMTDPEVLVLDEPTSGLDLGARELLIGALAEIMAGSKSPQIVLVTHQIEEIPAGVTHCAIMSAGTIAHQGPIDDVLTGVTLSEVYGMPLLAGRNEGRWWARGVTD, encoded by the coding sequence ATGACTTACGTCCTCAATCTTTCTCACGTGTCCATCCAGCGGGGGGACACGCAGGTGCTCTCCGACGTCTCGTGGTCGACGCGTCCGCGTCAGCACTGGGTGATCGTCGGTCCCAACGGTGCGGGCAAGACCACGCTCGCGCGGGTCGCGTCAGGCAGGCTCACCCCCGATGCCGGGGAAGTCACGCTCTCGGGCGCCAACCTGTGCGACGCGGATCCCGCCGAGATCGCGACCCGTGTGGGTTTGGCCTCGGCCGCCGTGGGCGCGAAGATTGTCCCCACCCAGTCGGTGCTCGATACCGTTCGTAGCGCCGCGTGGGGGGTTGCTGTCGCCCACGACGAGGAGTACGAGCAGATCGACGATGAGCGAGCCCGAGCCCTCATGGAGATCTTCGGCGTCGACGGCCTCGCGCAGCGCGAGTTTGCGACCCTATCCGAGGGGGAGGCGCAGCGGGTACTTCTCGCGCGCGCACTCATGACCGACCCCGAGGTCCTTGTCCTTGACGAACCCACCTCGGGCCTCGATCTCGGTGCGCGCGAGCTGTTGATCGGTGCGTTGGCGGAGATCATGGCGGGGTCGAAGTCCCCGCAGATTGTTCTGGTCACCCACCAGATCGAGGAGATCCCTGCGGGAGTCACGCACTGCGCGATCATGTCCGCGGGGACGATAGCCCACCAGGGGCCCATCGACGATGTCCTCACGGGAGTCACGCTCTCCGAGGTCTACGGCATGCCTCTCCTCGCCGGTCGGAACGAGGGGCGCTGGTGGGCCAGAGGCGTCACCGACTAG
- the glgA gene encoding glycogen synthase, producing the protein MRVDLLTREYPPHVYGGAGVHVLELAKVLRGLVDDLRVQAFDGPREPGTDGAEPGVSGHDDLPELAGANPALRTLGVDLEIAAACDGADLVHSHTWYANFAGHVASLLGDIPHVISAHSLEPLRPWKAEQLGGGYRLSSYVEKTAYESAAAIIAVSNGMREDILRCYPAVDPQRVHVIHNGIDLGKWHAPSGAEGEELRARVLAEHGIDPTRRTVVFVGRITRQKGLPYFLRAAQLLPDDVQLVLCAGAPDTPEIAAEVEGLVNDLRSRRSGVVLISEMLPQPEVAAILASAQVFITPSVYEPLGIVNLEAMALGLPVVGTATGGIPDVIVDGETGYLVPIKQKQDGTGTPLDPRAFEEAMADRLIRVLDDPALGRRMGEAGLARAREHFSWQAIGVKTADLYRSLVEGAPRNQHD; encoded by the coding sequence ATGCGCGTTGATCTGCTTACCCGCGAGTATCCCCCCCACGTCTACGGCGGAGCCGGTGTCCACGTCCTTGAGCTTGCGAAGGTCCTGCGTGGACTGGTCGATGACCTGCGGGTGCAGGCGTTCGACGGCCCGCGTGAACCCGGAACGGATGGCGCCGAGCCGGGAGTGAGTGGACACGACGACCTGCCCGAGCTGGCCGGAGCCAATCCCGCCCTGCGCACGCTCGGTGTTGACCTCGAGATTGCCGCGGCCTGCGACGGAGCAGACCTGGTGCACTCCCACACGTGGTATGCGAATTTTGCGGGCCACGTTGCCTCCCTCCTCGGCGATATTCCGCACGTGATCTCCGCTCACTCCCTGGAGCCCCTGCGCCCCTGGAAGGCGGAGCAGCTCGGGGGTGGGTACCGCCTGTCCTCCTACGTCGAAAAAACGGCCTACGAATCCGCCGCCGCCATCATTGCCGTATCCAACGGAATGCGCGAGGACATCCTGCGCTGCTACCCGGCGGTTGACCCTCAGCGCGTCCACGTGATCCACAACGGCATCGACCTGGGCAAGTGGCATGCGCCGTCCGGGGCTGAGGGTGAGGAGCTGCGTGCGCGTGTCCTCGCCGAACACGGGATCGATCCGACTCGCAGGACGGTCGTGTTCGTCGGGCGCATCACCCGGCAGAAGGGGCTGCCTTACTTCCTGCGTGCGGCGCAGCTGTTGCCCGACGACGTGCAACTCGTCCTGTGCGCCGGCGCGCCCGACACCCCCGAGATCGCTGCTGAGGTGGAGGGCCTCGTCAACGACCTTCGCTCCCGCCGTTCCGGAGTCGTCCTGATCTCCGAGATGCTCCCGCAACCCGAGGTCGCCGCGATTCTGGCCTCCGCGCAGGTCTTTATCACCCCCTCGGTGTACGAGCCCCTCGGGATCGTCAACCTTGAGGCGATGGCCCTCGGACTGCCGGTCGTGGGGACCGCCACCGGCGGAATCCCGGATGTCATCGTCGACGGTGAGACGGGATACCTGGTGCCCATCAAGCAGAAGCAGGATGGCACGGGCACCCCCCTCGACCCTCGCGCGTTCGAAGAGGCCATGGCCGATCGCCTGATCCGCGTCCTCGACGATCCGGCGCTGGGTCGGCGGATGGGCGAGGCGGGTCTTGCCCGCGCCCGCGAGCACTTCTCGTGGCAAGCGATCGGCGTCAAGACCGCCGACCTTTATCGTTCGCTCGTTGAGGGCGCACCTCGCAACCAACACGACTAG
- a CDS encoding glucose-1-phosphate adenylyltransferase gives MAKNHVLAIVLAGGEGKRLMPLTADRAKPAVPFGGHFRLIDFALSNIVNSGYLKIVVLTQYKSHSLDRHVTKTWYTSPLLGNFIAPVPAQQRRGPHWYLGSADAIYQSLNIVDDEQPEYIVIIGADNIYRMDFSQMVQHHIDSGLPATVAGIRQPIELAPALGVIDADGGTVKNFLEKPKHAQGLADDPTKVLASMGNYVFTTADLVNALREDAKDPDSKHDMGGNIIPWFVERGECGVYDFQDNDVPGSTDRDRDYWRDVGTLDAYYEANMDLISVHPVFNLYNRDWPTMTLMNGALPPAKFVYGDQGSRIGHAIDSFVSPGVIISGGEVYRSVISPNTYVHSWAQVSDSVIMNGTRIGRSSKVVKTILDKNVVVEEGAIVGIDLERDRERGFTVTESGITVVPKGMVVRK, from the coding sequence ATGGCAAAGAACCACGTTCTGGCAATCGTTCTCGCGGGCGGTGAAGGTAAGCGACTGATGCCACTGACGGCGGACCGCGCGAAGCCAGCCGTTCCATTCGGGGGGCACTTCCGCCTCATCGATTTCGCGCTGTCGAATATCGTCAACTCCGGTTACCTCAAGATCGTCGTGCTGACGCAGTACAAGTCGCACTCGCTCGACCGCCACGTCACCAAGACCTGGTACACGTCGCCCCTTCTCGGCAACTTCATCGCCCCTGTTCCCGCCCAGCAGCGTCGCGGTCCGCACTGGTACCTGGGCAGCGCGGACGCGATCTACCAGTCCTTGAACATCGTCGACGATGAACAGCCCGAGTACATCGTCATTATCGGCGCGGACAATATCTACCGCATGGACTTCTCGCAGATGGTCCAGCACCACATCGATTCGGGCCTGCCCGCCACCGTGGCCGGGATCCGCCAGCCGATCGAGTTGGCCCCGGCCCTGGGCGTCATTGACGCCGACGGTGGAACCGTCAAGAACTTCCTGGAAAAGCCCAAGCACGCTCAGGGTCTCGCCGACGATCCGACGAAGGTCCTGGCCTCGATGGGTAACTACGTCTTCACCACGGCGGACCTCGTCAATGCCCTGCGAGAGGACGCAAAAGATCCGGATTCCAAGCACGACATGGGCGGCAACATCATTCCCTGGTTCGTTGAGCGCGGGGAATGCGGCGTCTACGACTTCCAAGACAACGACGTGCCCGGATCCACCGACCGCGATCGCGACTACTGGCGCGACGTCGGCACCCTGGACGCCTACTACGAGGCGAACATGGATCTGATCAGCGTCCACCCGGTGTTCAACCTATACAACCGGGACTGGCCGACCATGACTCTGATGAACGGGGCGCTGCCGCCGGCGAAGTTCGTCTACGGCGATCAGGGTTCGCGTATCGGTCACGCAATCGACTCCTTCGTGTCACCGGGCGTCATCATCTCCGGCGGCGAGGTCTACCGGTCGGTGATCTCCCCCAACACCTACGTCCACTCCTGGGCGCAGGTGAGTGACTCGGTCATCATGAATGGAACCCGCATCGGCCGTTCGTCGAAGGTCGTCAAGACGATTCTCGACAAGAACGTTGTCGTCGAAGAAGGGGCGATTGTCGGCATCGACCTCGAACGCGATCGCGAGCGGGGCTTCACCGTCACCGAGTCTGGGATCACGGTGGTTCCCAAGGGGATGGTCGTTCGCAAGTGA
- the serB gene encoding phosphoserine phosphatase SerB, which translates to MSSALLIDEPGAPRLFRDGAPGLVVTDVDSTLICQEVIEELAEAAGTRRQVAQITARAMNGELDFEQSLRQRVATLKGVRDSVFARVLAAITPTRGARELIEAAHRSGARFAVVSGGFEEVVAPLAASLSIDFYAANRLEVRDHVLTGRVLGRIVTADVKVECLRSWASSLGLPLERTAAIGDGANDVPMLRQAGVGIAFCAKPRVRERVGIQLNVPDLSRAIAPLGLSGDGQAPR; encoded by the coding sequence GTGAGTTCCGCTCTCCTGATCGACGAGCCGGGTGCGCCGCGTCTCTTCCGCGACGGTGCGCCCGGCCTCGTCGTCACCGACGTCGATTCCACCCTCATCTGCCAGGAGGTCATCGAGGAGCTTGCCGAGGCCGCGGGCACCCGGCGACAGGTCGCGCAGATAACGGCGCGAGCAATGAACGGCGAGCTCGACTTCGAGCAGTCGCTTCGGCAGAGGGTTGCGACACTCAAAGGAGTGCGAGATTCCGTCTTCGCCCGCGTTCTCGCGGCGATTACGCCAACGCGCGGGGCTCGGGAGCTCATCGAGGCCGCTCACCGCTCGGGCGCGCGATTCGCGGTGGTGTCGGGTGGATTCGAGGAGGTGGTCGCTCCGCTGGCCGCTTCGCTCAGCATCGACTTCTACGCCGCTAATCGCCTGGAGGTGCGTGACCACGTGTTGACCGGTCGTGTGCTCGGTCGCATCGTGACAGCCGATGTCAAGGTCGAGTGCCTGCGCTCGTGGGCGTCCTCGCTGGGTCTGCCCCTGGAGCGCACGGCAGCCATCGGAGACGGAGCCAACGATGTTCCCATGCTCCGTCAGGCGGGGGTCGGCATTGCCTTTTGCGCCAAGCCGCGGGTACGCGAGCGGGTCGGCATTCAGTTGAACGTCCCCGACCTGTCACGCGCGATCGCTCCGCTCGGCCTCAGCGGCGACGGACAAGCACCTCGCTAG
- a CDS encoding NUDIX hydrolase, whose protein sequence is MSALDWPLDADGYPHREAARVLLFDDAGRLLLAKGHDEDQPERHWWFTIGGGIEEGEEPRVAAVREVLEETGLRLRPEDLIGPVLYRCAEFDFLAVTARQDEWFFVAHAPSTTLSRQGWTLLERSVIDAQRWWDIDEAEAQIEDDLYPARILQYARQWRGGWDGQMIRLTDAREP, encoded by the coding sequence ATGAGCGCACTCGACTGGCCGCTGGACGCGGACGGCTATCCCCACCGGGAGGCCGCCCGCGTCCTCCTCTTCGACGACGCTGGTCGTCTTCTCCTGGCGAAGGGACACGACGAGGACCAACCCGAGCGACACTGGTGGTTTACGATCGGTGGTGGGATCGAGGAGGGAGAGGAGCCGCGCGTCGCGGCGGTGCGCGAGGTACTTGAGGAAACGGGACTTCGACTGAGGCCGGAAGACCTCATCGGCCCCGTCCTGTACCGGTGCGCAGAGTTCGACTTCCTGGCCGTCACCGCGCGCCAGGACGAGTGGTTCTTTGTCGCTCACGCGCCGTCAACCACCCTGAGCAGGCAGGGCTGGACGCTGCTGGAACGCAGCGTCATCGACGCCCAACGATGGTGGGATATTGACGAGGCCGAAGCGCAGATAGAGGACGATCTCTACCCCGCGCGGATCCTTCAGTACGCGCGGCAATGGCGCGGCGGGTGGGATGGGCAGATGATCCGGTTAACCGACGCTCGAGAACCCTAG
- a CDS encoding PrsW family intramembrane metalloprotease — MTHAPSSRPRSMAATISPLVLIAVSVPCSVYEFKRAFEGVTSATDAWLAVGASSLSAIMGFIFLAWLARLRPSALAWIAAFAWGTGGALIISGFGNGIVDPAIEASGLDESTAEFVTSVVTGPVIEEIAKAIGVIVLVLAARRLLTRPAQGAVLGALVGLGFAWGEDVGYYLSALDDGISGLWESFLARALLGAFGHAIFTAVCGYALAWALTRAVRPPQAILSGIGGLIAAMLVHAQANGVGLVAPEDSWNLTYGAIELPVLAVGLVLLVWGMRRRHDTLEA, encoded by the coding sequence GTGACTCATGCTCCCTCGAGCCGGCCCAGATCGATGGCGGCGACCATCAGTCCCCTTGTCCTCATTGCCGTGAGTGTCCCGTGCTCCGTGTACGAATTCAAGCGCGCCTTTGAAGGCGTCACCTCCGCAACCGATGCGTGGCTCGCGGTTGGTGCCTCAAGCCTGAGCGCGATCATGGGCTTCATCTTCCTCGCATGGCTCGCGCGCCTACGCCCCAGCGCCCTGGCCTGGATCGCGGCATTCGCATGGGGAACGGGCGGCGCGCTGATCATCTCCGGCTTCGGCAACGGAATCGTTGACCCGGCCATTGAGGCAAGCGGGCTGGACGAATCGACGGCCGAGTTCGTGACCTCGGTCGTGACGGGGCCGGTCATTGAGGAAATCGCCAAGGCAATCGGGGTGATCGTCCTGGTTCTCGCGGCGCGGCGCCTGCTCACTCGCCCCGCCCAGGGCGCAGTACTCGGCGCTCTCGTCGGGCTCGGCTTCGCCTGGGGTGAGGACGTCGGCTACTACCTGAGCGCACTCGACGACGGCATCAGCGGCCTGTGGGAGTCCTTCCTGGCCCGAGCTCTCCTCGGCGCCTTCGGACACGCCATCTTCACTGCCGTGTGTGGCTACGCCCTGGCGTGGGCTCTCACCCGGGCAGTGCGGCCGCCGCAGGCGATCCTTTCGGGGATCGGCGGCCTGATCGCCGCAATGCTCGTGCATGCTCAGGCAAACGGCGTGGGCCTTGTCGCCCCCGAAGACTCGTGGAATCTGACCTACGGCGCGATCGAGTTGCCCGTGCTCGCCGTCGGGCTCGTCCTGCTCGTCTGGGGGATGCGTCGGCGCCACGATACCCTGGAGGCATGA
- a CDS encoding PrsW family intramembrane metalloprotease has product MTSSPQIPGPPHPPEQRSQRGESTAPIPQPEASPRASSSPIPQPAAPSTRAPIPSPPASGDSMPEQGQTHSSVRLPQTYDARTGRSFPQTGIPTPVASAPAAVPQASSTSGFAPQASGTSGFAPQAVGAPQGAPTQFTPAFQRFVDAGPSMPAPGAVQYPQVAPQAVRTWALPTTTKKLPVFEASVVGAGLALMLVGMYSYLAASGPFIGLFLTIVCLVPLCIIILFLQFVDRFEPEPWWTKIAAFLWGGGVAIFFAGLSNALGGAFVAGATGDASIASASTAVVFAPIGEELLKALAVVVIVVARRNQISSPLDGLVYAGFSAAGFLVVEDFEYFLKALANGAFARTFFIRVFMGVFGHVMYTTCTGWAIGWAVTRARSAATGIGAVLFGYFIAVSLHGLWNSMGYIAGSTQGYYVLYAVLQVPIFVCWLIFVGLAIRRERRDTAAGLIPYVHQGWVLASEVQMVCDPAMRRNALTWISGGGPAAKRSLKNFMYALASLGLDQVVMNVRGPEPGRIQSTRETLQQATEERRRFLGLMGMG; this is encoded by the coding sequence ATGACGAGTAGTCCGCAGATTCCCGGACCCCCACACCCCCCCGAGCAGCGCTCCCAGAGGGGAGAAAGCACAGCGCCCATTCCGCAGCCGGAGGCTTCCCCCCGCGCGTCCTCCTCGCCGATTCCCCAGCCCGCCGCTCCCTCGACCCGCGCGCCGATCCCATCGCCGCCGGCATCCGGCGACTCGATGCCGGAGCAGGGGCAGACGCACAGCTCGGTGCGTCTGCCGCAGACCTACGACGCGCGGACGGGACGGTCATTTCCTCAGACCGGTATCCCAACCCCGGTGGCAAGCGCTCCCGCCGCCGTCCCACAGGCTTCCAGCACGTCCGGCTTCGCCCCGCAGGCTTCCGGCACGTCCGGCTTCGCCCCGCAGGCGGTGGGCGCACCCCAGGGTGCGCCCACCCAGTTCACCCCCGCCTTTCAGCGCTTTGTCGATGCGGGTCCCTCCATGCCCGCGCCCGGAGCCGTCCAGTACCCGCAGGTCGCCCCGCAGGCTGTGCGCACGTGGGCGCTACCAACAACCACGAAGAAGCTCCCGGTGTTCGAGGCCAGCGTCGTCGGTGCGGGCCTGGCTCTCATGCTTGTTGGCATGTACTCCTATCTCGCCGCCAGCGGTCCTTTCATTGGACTCTTTCTCACGATCGTCTGCCTGGTTCCCCTGTGCATCATCATCCTCTTCCTGCAATTCGTTGACCGCTTCGAACCCGAACCCTGGTGGACCAAGATCGCGGCCTTCCTGTGGGGCGGGGGAGTCGCCATCTTCTTTGCAGGTTTGAGCAACGCACTCGGTGGGGCGTTCGTCGCCGGCGCGACCGGGGATGCCTCCATCGCAAGCGCATCCACTGCTGTTGTCTTTGCCCCCATCGGTGAGGAACTCCTCAAGGCTCTTGCCGTCGTCGTCATTGTCGTGGCTCGACGCAACCAGATTTCCTCGCCCCTCGACGGCCTTGTCTATGCGGGTTTCTCTGCCGCCGGTTTTTTGGTCGTCGAAGACTTCGAGTACTTCTTGAAGGCGTTGGCCAACGGAGCATTCGCGCGCACATTCTTCATCCGCGTATTTATGGGCGTCTTTGGACACGTCATGTACACGACGTGCACGGGGTGGGCGATCGGATGGGCGGTCACGCGAGCCCGCTCGGCCGCGACAGGAATCGGCGCGGTCCTCTTCGGGTACTTCATCGCGGTTTCCCTCCACGGCCTGTGGAATTCGATGGGCTACATCGCCGGTAGCACGCAGGGGTACTACGTCCTCTACGCCGTCCTCCAGGTGCCGATCTTCGTGTGCTGGCTCATCTTCGTCGGCCTGGCGATCCGGCGGGAACGGCGGGATACGGCGGCCGGTCTCATCCCCTATGTGCACCAGGGCTGGGTGCTGGCCAGCGAAGTCCAGATGGTCTGCGACCCCGCGATGCGGCGCAACGCGCTGACCTGGATATCGGGAGGAGGCCCGGCGGCCAAGAGGTCCTTGAAGAACTTCATGTACGCTCTGGCGTCGCTCGGGCTGGACCAGGTGGTGATGAATGTTCGAGGACCCGAACCGGGGCGTATCCAATCGACGCGCGAGACGCTCCAGCAGGCAACCGAGGAACGCCGCAGGTTCCTGGGGCTCATGGGGATGGGATGA